GAACGTAGCCGATCAGGAAGAAACTCTCTCACTTTGAGCATTGAAACTGATGACAGTTTTGTCTCCTGAAAACAGAGGATATCCGCATGACAAGAAGCAGTGGTTTGTCTAACAAGCAAGCACTTGTCCAAATCCCACAACCCAAGCACATTCCAGGTAAGGATCTTCATAAAAgttactccctccgatccataataagtgtcgcagttttgaactaaggttCAACCCTGCGACACTTGTTTTGGATCGGAAGGAGTAATTAACATCTCAATGATGTGTATGAAAATGTGGATGAATGCATGCCAAAGATGGTGCAAACTGAAGCCATGTATTAATTCATAGATGCGTACAAAGTGGCGATACAGACTCATACATACAGTATAACCGGAACAACACTCCAAGGGGAAGAACATCCTTCGGGACAAAACCTATCAAGAACTAAGATAATGCATCGCCGATGACTGTAGCTAAACCTGAAAGGAGGAAATAACAAAACATGCTAGACTAAATGCAGATAACATAGAACATTCAGTAGGCTCCAGTACTGAAGAACGAAGTGAGTTTCAGCTACCCATTTTGACATGCCATTTGCTCCAATTCGATTCGATGTTGCTCAGAAAAAAATGTTGCATATATGACATTGGCCCTAACTAGGAAGCTATATTTTTTTTTGACTTGACTAGGAAGCTAATTAAGGTCAAGATGATCACAGACTAAAACTAGTAGGAAGCTAATTAATGTTGCGtttccctttttccttttttctttttcttttgattttgaGGGTACCTATTATTCTTTTTCTTGGAGTAAATTTTGCCTCTCCATTTTAAgagtttttttttgagaaatctcCATTTTAAGAGCTGGATTGGAATGGGCAAGTCTTTTTTCGCGGGCCGTCCTGGAGACCAGCCCACTAAGAAATTTAGGTCCGTTCATACTCTGGCCTAAATTTCTTGTATAGATGGGCCCAGGAACCCTAAAAAAACACTAAAAAGGAACcctaaaaaaaactaaaaaaaagaaCCTAAAAAAAAGGACCCATCTATCCATCATCGACCGCTAACCTCTTTTCATCCTCCGGCCACCCGCGatgacgccgccgccgccacggctgctcgccggcggcgaccacagTCCGCCCCCCACGTCAACCTCCTCCCCGGAGCACCCTCTCCTCTCCgctcacctcctcctccccgACCCATCCCCCTCCGATCTCTCCTCTCCGCACCTCCCCCACGCCCTAGCCTTCTCCTTCCTCACCCACCCGTCCCCTCTCCCGCGccgcctgctcctcctcctccacgccGCCGGGGGCCGCTTCCCCGCCTTCTACCACTCCTTCGCCTCGGCCCTCCTCTCGctccccttccccctcctcctcccccacCCACGCGCCCGCCTCCTCCTTGCCGCCGCTGAGCTCACCCGCGCGGCCGCGCCGGGCTTCGCGCCCCTACTACTCTCCCTCCTCCGCCGCGTGCCCTTCCCCGGAGACGCCCGCCTCCCCGACCTCATCCGCGAGCATTCCTCCTTCCTCGCCGCCGAGGAGCCGCAGCTCCTCGCCTCCGCCGTCTTCGCCTTCCTCCGCCTCCTCGCCAGGAACCGCCTCGCCCCGTTCCCCAGGAGCGCCGAGTGCAGCAACTGCGAGGAGTGCAAGAGCGCGAAGAACCTCGAAGAGTGCGGAGAGAAGCTGGTATCCTTCTGCGTCTCGGTGCTGCGGGACCACTTCCAGGTGTGCACGCTGATCGGGAGGGACCTTGTGCGGTCGCTCCATGAACTGGTGCTCGTGCCGGAGTTCCAGGGATTTTGGAAAGACTTGATGCTGGCCCGCAACACTGACATCTGCCGGGTTGTCACTCCAGGTTGGTGCACAGCCTTGTCTATCTCGCCGGAGATGGAGACGCAACTGCTGTTCATGATGAGCAATGTGAAGTGGGGAGGCCAGAAGAGGTACCAGCTGTGGTTTGCGAGGAAGCATTTGATGGTGcctggaggggaggagaggataCCGGACATTGTCCGGTTCATATGCTGCGGGTACCACCCGACCAATGAGGTTATACAGTCCGGTGTCATTGCCCGCTGGGCGGTCATCGGTTGGTTGCTGACTAGTTGCAGCAAGGGGTACATTGTAGCGAATGCGAAGTTGGCGCTGTTCTACGACTGGCTGTTTTTTGATGAGACTAAGGGTAACGTCATGAACATTGAGCCCGCAATGCTTCTGATGTTGAACTCAATATCTCAGTATGTAGATATCACAAACGTGCTACTTGAGTTCTTATTTCTTCTGATTGAGAACTATGAGGTGCGGAGGAAGGAGGCCATCGAGCAGTGTGTGAGGTGTGCATTTATAGTGCTGGTGAAGAAAGGAGTGCTCCCATCATTGGAGTTGTTGACAGGCTGCGAGAAGCTGTCGCCATTACTTAGGCAGAAGCTTGTGGCATTTTTATCTAGTACCACTCCTGTAGCAGCTGTAGAAGCTTGCTTGAAACCGATTAATGAGGTTTCTAAAGCAGCAGAGTTGAAGAAGAGAGTTTGCTCCAACTAGATGTCACAACGGTATGTGTCAAGAATGAACTGCAGTCAGCACCAATCCACCAATACTTCAACCATGTGAATGATCTGAGAAGGCATACAAAGAGGAATTACAAGACCGCACCAATTTACCAGCAATTCAGGTGAAGACATCCCTTgagcaagaaaagaaaaaggaaccTGGAGTTTGGGCTCATCATCGGCTTGCCCTTGGACCTACAAACCTGGTCCTCACCAATATGCACAGAATATGTTAAATCAAAAGCTACTGTGCGATTCAAACTACATTAGAAGTCAATTCAATTCCGTTCAGTTAATACTGATAATGCCAATTTTTAATTTCTGCTGATTGAAAACTATGACAAGTGAAGAGTTTCTCAGCCGATGCTATATCTGATTAATCTGAAGCATGAAATGAATTTAATTGAAGGGTAGACCGCTTCTTGTGATTCATTATCATTTGAAGCTAATTGAAGTGCTGGCAGCAAAGCAACAACTCTCTGCACACACTCATCATCTGCTTGAACTGATGAAAGAAGCCTCATGGCCCTTTTGACAACACCAAGATAAATACACAGTATGTGGATTGAATGATGTGATCAGACTTCAAGACCTGGTGGCATGTGCAGCACAGGCATCATGCACATTAAGCTTGTGATAGCGAGTGTTTTTGTTCAGGCATGCTAATACACCTCATGGGAGAAGTCACATACACCATAGGGAGTCTCTATTGATGTATTTCTGCGGAGTTATAGGACATCGTCTGATCTAAGTAGGCCAACCTTATGTACTtgtaaactactccctccgtccggaaatacttgtcatcaaaatgaataaaaggggatgtatctagatgtattttagttctagatacaccCCTTTTTGTCTATTTGAATGACAAGTttttttggacggagggagtatttgtaaTTACTGGCTTTTGTTATTCAGTAGTAAAATCCCTTTCATCGTATTTTGTGTCTTGTCCTTTCGTTGAGGGCACTAGGTGCCACATACCAACTCGCTCTCGGATGTTAATGTTTATGGTGAGTAGACAAAGGTGCCAAATTCCTTTTCTGCTTTACGCTTTAAACTTTTATCAAACACCTCCAGTCTGGAAAATATGCATTTTTGTATCCTTGTTTCTCTGTTTTTCTCCTAGCCAGTGTGACACTTCCTAGTTCCTACTAATGCATTTTGGTATGAAATATATTATGACATCTAAATTCAGATATTTTAGTAAGGCTAGGGAAAGATCATTTTTTCCTAATTGAAAGCATTATATCAAGAATCATGGGGTCCAGGGATTACATACAAGATTATTGCATGGTTGGTTTCCTCCTGATGGCATCCTTGACAGGGAGTGTCATGTTGATGGTGGATGTGTTTTCTGCAGCCAGGCACTGGAGCACAAGGAGAAGCAGCACTCTGTCTTAGAGCCAGAACAAAGAACGGTGTACCACACAAGCCACAGCTCGAGTTGTTATCACCAAAAGACTGACTGAGAAAACCGATTTATTCCTTGAAATCAACGGTTACTGGACAAATACATGGATGCAATATATCAGGGCATCTCGACCGTCAGAAGACACTCATGGGTGATAACCCTTGGTGAAATGCACCCACAGAAACGCAGAGCGGTTCATCGCCAAGACCATCATCCTTAAGGACAAGAACATTCAGACAATATTTATGGACCGCATAGCGCAAACAAGAAAAAAATTCAGTATTATACAGGCTTTACATGGTACACAGAAAAGGGAACGAAATCATAGAGACAGCCATGTGGCAGAGCCAGGACAAAAAGGAGGTGGCAAGAGGATTGGAGCAACCAAATCACAGCCATCCATATCCAAAAGGCCAACCTCCACCTCACAACTCATATCCCTTGTGCACCCAGGTGCTCACCCTTATATCTCAGCGGTTGCTGCACTTCTCACCCCCCCTAAGGAAAGGCTGCAATTGTAAGGTGTGTCAAAGAAGAGGGTAGCACCTGATCTGCTTGCCTCCAGAAACAATGGCGTCTGCTACTCTCCTCAAGTCGTCTTTCCTTCCCAAGAAGGCCGAATGGGGCGCCACGCGCCAGGCTGCCGCCCCCAAGCCGATGACCGTCTCCATGGTTGTCCGTGCCAGCGCGTACGCCGATGAGCTTGTCAAAACCGCGGTATGCTTTCTTAACACCAACAGTATAATTCTACAATTTTGCCATGCATATGCGTGTATTAGTTTGATGGGCAGTAACTTCTCGGGAGAATCCTCTTTATTACATCAGTGGGAAGGGGAGATCTGGATGTATTGTCAGTACAGAAACTACCAGAGATAACTCAAATGTATTATTAGGATGAACAGTTACCCGGTACCGTTTATCATAATCCATTGGACGTAAGACCAATGTTTTGTCAGGCAGAGGAGTATTATTTGGCTGTTTTTGATCATACCAAAATCTCTAGTCCGAATTAACATTCATAACGTATTTTTCTATATTGCATTGGTACAGTAACTTTTCTATCTTGATCGCTGCAAATTAAATAGATATGATTGATGTTGTGTTGTACCAAAAAGGAGCTTGTGAAACTCCAAACATAAACGTGATATGTTTCTGGATTAGACATCTGCAGTAAGACATGACACAGGTTAATCAGCACTAGCTGTAATGATAAGGCACGATGCATCAAGGCACACAGAAATTAAACAACTTGCATTCCATTGATATCATTGTTTGAATCCATGTGTCCTGCTTCAGCTCAGCAATACATCTGAAGGTTCGTAAGTCATAACAAAACCACATAATTGCTTTTGACTTGAAATTTTGATAGCATAAATCATCAACTTCACAACAGTAAAATCTCTACTAAATGAGTAAAGCTTCCGTTCAGTATGGTTCAGAAGATCTCAAGCTTTATTATTCCTGCTGCAGAAAACCATCGCATCGCCAGGCAGGGGTATCCTTGCCATGGATGAGTCGAATGCCACCTGTGGCAAGAGACTCGCCTCGATTGGCCTTGAGAACACTGAGGCTAACCGCCAGGCTTACCGGACCCTCCTTGTCACTCCACCAGGATTGGGAAACTACATCTCTGGTGCTATCCTCTTTGAGGAGACCCTCTACCAGTCGACTGTTGATGGCAAGAAGATTGTTGACATCCTTGTCGAGCAGGGAATCGTTCCCGGTATCAAGGTTGACAAGGTAGGCTGTCCACTGATTTGTGATTTCACTCCAAACTGACACATGATTTTCTTCGTGCATTCCCTTATCAGAGTTTTTTAATTAAAACAATTCTAAACTAAAGATTCAAACTGCTACTATTACTAATGCATCAGAAGAATCATATGTGCTCATGTGACTAGCTATACATTACAAGCAAAAACTGATGATCCCAGGTTTATTTCAAGCTTAGAAACAAAACATTCTTCTAAACTGGTGCTCATTCTCAGGGTCTTGTGCCACTTGTTGGTTCCAACGATGAGTCATGGTGCCAAGGTCTCGATGGCCTTGCCTCCCGTGAAGCAGCATACTACCAGCAAGGCGCCCGCTTCGCCAAGTGGTTAGATATTTGCTCCTACAACTACAAGGACAGTTTACCTTCCATTAAGTCACCCTAGCTGACATGAAGTTCTCTTGCAGGCGCACTGTTGTCAGCATTCCTAATGGCCCATCTGAGCTTGCTGTCAAGGAAGCTGCCTGGGGTCTTGCCCGTTACGCGGCCATCTCACAGGTATTGTTCCCATTTCCTGACAGACCAAACTTCTACAGCACAATGGCGAGGCACAACATTCTAGTGGATATGTAAACCTCTTGTTTGTTGATGTTCTAGGACAATGGGCTGGTGCCGATTGTGGAGCCTGAGATCATGCTCGACGGTGAGCACGGCATCGAGAGGACCTTCGAGGTCGCGCAGAAGGTGTGGGCGGAGACCTTCTACTACATGGCCCAGAACAACGTCATGTTTGAGGGCATCCTCCTGAAGCCAAGCATGGTGACCCCTGGTGCCGAGTGCAAGGACAGGGCCACCCCCGAGGAAGTGGCCAGCTACACCCTCAAGCTCCTCCAGAGAAGGATCCCCCCTTCCGTCCCCGGCATCATGGTGAGCAGAGCACCCTCCCAAACCTAAATGCACAATCATGAATATAAGATTATGTTGACAAGACACTAT
This genomic window from Aegilops tauschii subsp. strangulata cultivar AL8/78 chromosome 4, Aet v6.0, whole genome shotgun sequence contains:
- the LOC109769286 gene encoding uncharacterized protein, translating into MTPPPPRLLAGGDHSPPPTSTSSPEHPLLSAHLLLPDPSPSDLSSPHLPHALAFSFLTHPSPLPRRLLLLLHAAGGRFPAFYHSFASALLSLPFPLLLPHPRARLLLAAAELTRAAAPGFAPLLLSLLRRVPFPGDARLPDLIREHSSFLAAEEPQLLASAVFAFLRLLARNRLAPFPRSAECSNCEECKSAKNLEECGEKLVSFCVSVLRDHFQVCTLIGRDLVRSLHELVLVPEFQGFWKDLMLARNTDICRVVTPGWCTALSISPEMETQLLFMMSNVKWGGQKRYQLWFARKHLMVPGGEERIPDIVRFICCGYHPTNEVIQSGVIARWAVIGWLLTSCSKGYIVANAKLALFYDWLFFDETKGNVMNIEPAMLLMLNSISQYVDITNVLLEFLFLLIENYEVRRKEAIEQCVRCAFIVLVKKGVLPSLELLTGCEKLSPLLRQKLVAFLSSTTPVAAVEACLKPINEVSKAAELKKRVCSN
- the LOC109769287 gene encoding fructose-bisphosphate aldolase, chloroplastic isoform X2, which codes for MASATLLKSSFLPKKAEWGATRQAAAPKPMTVSMVVRASAYADELVKTAKTIASPGRGILAMDESNATCGKRLASIGLENTEANRQAYRTLLVTPPGLGNYISGAILFEETLYQSTVDGKKIVDILVEQGIVPGIKVDKGLVPLVGSNDESWCQGLDGLASREAAYYQQGARFAKWRTVVSIPNGPSELAVKEAAWGLARYAAISQDNGLVPIVEPEIMLDGEHGIERTFEVAQKVWAETFYYMAQNNVMFEGILLKPSMVTPGAECKDRATPEEVASYTLKLLQRRIPPSVPGIMVILVWRSVGGGGDAEPERDEPGAEPVARVLLLRAGAPEHLPQDVGWAAGERGRGAGGAAAARQGQLPGAARQVHQRRRGRGSQREHVRQELQLLIRRRAIYLIIYLWRESASSALSSLRAP
- the LOC109769287 gene encoding fructose-bisphosphate aldolase, chloroplastic isoform X1, with amino-acid sequence MASATLLKSSFLPKKAEWGATRQAAAPKPMTVSMVVRASAYADELVKTAKTIASPGRGILAMDESNATCGKRLASIGLENTEANRQAYRTLLVTPPGLGNYISGAILFEETLYQSTVDGKKIVDILVEQGIVPGIKVDKGLVPLVGSNDESWCQGLDGLASREAAYYQQGARFAKWRTVVSIPNGPSELAVKEAAWGLARYAAISQDNGLVPIVEPEIMLDGEHGIERTFEVAQKVWAETFYYMAQNNVMFEGILLKPSMVTPGAECKDRATPEEVASYTLKLLQRRIPPSVPGIMFLSGGQSEVEATLNLNAMNQAPNPWHVSFSYARALQNTCLKTWGGRPENVAAAQEALLLRAKANSLAQLGKYTSDGEAAEASENMFVKNYSY